The Macadamia integrifolia cultivar HAES 741 chromosome 3, SCU_Mint_v3, whole genome shotgun sequence genome segment CCATGGGATTTGAGGTCCACACTCCATGAGAGATAGATTGACATGACTCACACTCCACATAGAAGATACTGTCCCCACGAGGGAAGCTGATTCGGACACTTCATTTCATGCTGTTCAAAGCTTTTTCACGTTTGAAATAATTAAAACCCTTGTAGACACAAACCGTTGATTTCATCGAATCATTGTATCCACGAAGAAGCTTGTCAACCTGTTGTCTCACCCGGTCCTACGCTTGTTGTCTCTCACTGACCACCATATATACCTTTTCTAACCATTACTGAATTGCAAAAGAAACCAGAACcaaatctctctcctccaatcTCTATCTCACCCAATCACCTTCTCCATTCTCCGGCGACCAAACCCATTTTCCGGCATGGCATCTTCACCCTTAGTGTTCAAGGTTCGAAGGCTTGAACCGGAGCTGGTCATACCGGCTAAACCAACACCCCGTGAATTCAAGTATCTCTCAGACATTGACGACCAAGAGGGTCTACGGTTCCAAATTCCGGTGATACAGTTCTACCGAAACGAACCAGCTATGAGAGGGATAGACCCAGTGAAGGTCATAAGGAAGGCAATAGCGGAAGCTCTTGTGTTTTACTATCCATTTGCCGGTAGGCTTAGGGAAGTGCATGGCCGGAAGCTTGTGGTGGAGTGCACCGGCGAGGGTATCGTGTTCATCGAGGCCGACGCTGATGTGATGCTAGACCAGTTCGGAGATGCTCTGCAACCACCATTCCCATGCTTGGAAGAGCTACTCTACAACGTTCCTGGATCGGGTGATGTCGTTGGCTCCCCAGTCGTACTGGTTCAGGTGACCCGTCTGATGTGTGGTGGATTCATCTTCGCTCTCCGGTTGAACCACACCATGAGCGACGCAGCTGGTTTGGTCCAGTTCATGTCAGCCGTGGCTGAAATGGCACGTGGCGCACAAGCTCCATCTGTGCTGCCCGTGTGGGAAAGGGAGCTCCTCAACGCAAGGGACCCACATCCATCAGGTGTGACCTTCTTACACCGCGAGTACGATCAAGTACCTGAAACCAAGGGCACACTCAGCATCCCTCTCGATGACATGGCCCAACGCTCTTTCTTCTTCGGTCCCGCTGAGGTGGCAGCTTTGCGAAAGCATGTGCCTTCGCATTTACAAAATTGTTCCACGTTTGAGGTGTTGACGGCGTGCCTATGGCGATGCCGCACAATCGCTATCCAACCCGACCCGGACGAGGACATGCGTTTGATTAGCCTCGTAACGACACGTTTCAAATTCCAACAACCACTGCCGATTGGTTACTATGGCAACACGTTTGCTTTAACGTTAGCAGTGTCGACGGCAGCGAAACTGTGTGAAAATCCGTTAGGGTACGCATTAGAATTGGTGAAGAAAGCGAAAGCCGAGGTGACGGAGGAGTATATGAGATCAACGGCAAATCTAATGGTGATGAAGGGGCGGCCCCATTTTGGAGTTGTGAGGACCTATGTGGTTTCAGATTTGACACGTGCGGGATTCAGAGACGTTGATTTTGGGTGGGGAAAAGCGGTATACGGTGGGGCAGCCAAGGGGGGTATAGGAACAATGCCTGAGCTGCTGAGCTTCTACATACCGTACAGGAACCataaagggaagaatgggaTTGTGGTGCCGGTTTGCTTGCCTAGGCCGGCGATGGAGAGGCTTGTGAAAGAGATTGAAAGAATGATGAAGGAACCTCCTGCGGATCTGTTTGGTAATACTACTAAAGCCTTTATCAAATCCTCTATGTAAATTAATGGCTTGGGGCTTGGGCCTTCGAAGATAAAAGGGCACATTTAgggctcttcttcttcctcctactTTGAGTAGAGTAGCATGTATATATTCTAGTATTCGAAATCGAATAGAagttcttgaaaaaaaaaaaaaaaaaaccgaactCGTGGTTTCAGCACTATCAAGTCGAATAAAGAAAGATTCcatattttgaaatcaaaatcgaattgatctaccattgttttttctttgactCCTCTAAGTTGGCCTTACCACTCTCCAGACATCTTTTACAAATAAAATGGCGAAACAAATGCAACTTCGTCATTCAACTCCTATGTCTAAACACTGAGAGGGACGAAATGATGACTCCATCCTTGTAAACATAAAATATCCGCCCCTTGTTGATGCCCTTATGTGCCCTTTTATTGGCCCCCACATTGGTTCAAGGACCACTAGACCAGCTAGTGTTttcttaaataaaat includes the following:
- the LOC122073246 gene encoding benzyl alcohol O-benzoyltransferase-like, with amino-acid sequence MASSPLVFKVRRLEPELVIPAKPTPREFKYLSDIDDQEGLRFQIPVIQFYRNEPAMRGIDPVKVIRKAIAEALVFYYPFAGRLREVHGRKLVVECTGEGIVFIEADADVMLDQFGDALQPPFPCLEELLYNVPGSGDVVGSPVVLVQVTRLMCGGFIFALRLNHTMSDAAGLVQFMSAVAEMARGAQAPSVLPVWERELLNARDPHPSGVTFLHREYDQVPETKGTLSIPLDDMAQRSFFFGPAEVAALRKHVPSHLQNCSTFEVLTACLWRCRTIAIQPDPDEDMRLISLVTTRFKFQQPLPIGYYGNTFALTLAVSTAAKLCENPLGYALELVKKAKAEVTEEYMRSTANLMVMKGRPHFGVVRTYVVSDLTRAGFRDVDFGWGKAVYGGAAKGGIGTMPELLSFYIPYRNHKGKNGIVVPVCLPRPAMERLVKEIERMMKEPPADLFGNTTKAFIKSSM